The following proteins are encoded in a genomic region of Spirosoma sp. SC4-14:
- a CDS encoding SLBB domain-containing protein — protein sequence MLTTDKLSRFTHRIRPVYIGLVLLLLTGMQQTIAQAPRSRVDQLSDEDVQNFYRRAQASGLTEAQIEQAAMSQGYTLDDIAKMRKRINQIRTLTSLPQNQTQIMGVGRTLPDDLSRRLDSLALTETDKDTSKKLKVFGASLFENVNLSFEPNLRIATPRSYIVGPDDEIRIDIAGASTGDFNLKVSPEGTVKVPNLPPIFVAGLTIDQAEQRIIARLRQGGYQGLGQAGSGTTANITLSNIRSIRVTLVGEVVRPGTYTISSLGTAFNALYLAGGPNPETGSFRKINIIRGNRVIRTIDLYDFILRADQRDNIILRDQDVIRVADYQTRVELTGQVRRPAIFETLPGETLKTLLSFAGGFADDAYRASITLRRNTARERRIVTITEEQIANFVPQGGDKYFVGKILERYENRVQIAGAVMRPGDYALEPGLETVKQLVSRAEGLRKDAFTNRATIIRERADMDRENLSFDLGKLLRGEIADIPLQQQDSLTVLSIQDLREPYYVTIEGAINKPDTIDFVNNMSVADLIAQAGGFQEGAKPSLIEVARRIRQDSAGIRTTMLEIYRFSVDRNLQIAPMEGNTPGFQLQPFDIVYVRTSANYEAQKQINVAGEIMHPGNYSIFSREERISDIIKRAGGLRPEAYIAGSQLKRKGQIIGNDLRNILDDPGSEENLLLQDGDTLFIPRRSEIVTIQGAVLNPSSVSFKSEYKFGDYISEAGGFTDNARKSKAYVVYSNGKKDRTHKFLFFNSRPEVEPGSTVVVPFKPLDTNRLTSGERIGIFSLLATVSIALINVLLR from the coding sequence ATGCTTACCACCGACAAATTGTCACGTTTTACTCATCGTATACGACCAGTTTATATAGGTTTAGTACTATTGCTACTGACAGGGATGCAGCAGACTATTGCCCAGGCTCCTCGTTCCCGAGTAGATCAGTTAAGTGATGAAGACGTCCAGAATTTTTATCGGCGTGCCCAGGCTAGTGGTTTAACCGAAGCCCAGATTGAGCAGGCAGCCATGTCGCAGGGATATACACTCGACGATATCGCCAAAATGCGAAAACGGATCAATCAGATCCGTACACTAACTTCGTTGCCCCAAAATCAGACCCAGATCATGGGAGTTGGCCGAACCCTCCCCGACGATCTGTCGCGACGACTAGATTCACTGGCGTTAACCGAAACGGATAAAGACACCAGCAAAAAACTAAAGGTTTTTGGCGCATCGTTGTTTGAGAATGTCAATCTGTCATTTGAACCAAATTTGCGTATCGCTACTCCCCGCAGTTATATTGTTGGGCCCGACGACGAAATCAGAATCGATATAGCAGGAGCCTCTACGGGAGATTTTAATTTAAAAGTAAGTCCCGAAGGAACCGTTAAAGTGCCTAACTTACCTCCCATCTTTGTTGCAGGGCTTACTATCGACCAGGCCGAACAGCGCATTATTGCTCGCTTACGGCAAGGAGGCTACCAGGGACTTGGTCAGGCAGGGAGTGGTACAACCGCGAATATTACTTTAAGCAACATTCGGAGCATTCGGGTAACATTAGTGGGAGAAGTTGTTCGTCCAGGAACTTATACCATATCGTCATTAGGTACAGCTTTTAATGCATTGTATCTGGCTGGTGGGCCAAATCCAGAAACCGGTTCATTTCGTAAAATCAATATTATTCGGGGTAATCGCGTTATACGTACAATCGACCTGTATGATTTTATTTTGCGCGCCGACCAGCGCGACAATATTATTCTGAGAGATCAGGACGTAATCCGGGTTGCTGATTATCAGACCCGAGTTGAATTGACGGGTCAGGTTCGTCGGCCAGCCATCTTTGAAACATTGCCTGGTGAAACCCTTAAAACATTGCTTAGCTTTGCTGGTGGTTTTGCTGATGATGCTTACCGGGCCTCTATTACACTTCGGCGAAATACGGCTCGCGAACGACGAATTGTGACAATAACAGAAGAACAGATCGCGAACTTTGTGCCCCAGGGAGGAGATAAGTATTTTGTGGGTAAGATTCTGGAGCGGTACGAAAACCGTGTTCAGATAGCGGGAGCCGTAATGCGCCCTGGCGATTATGCACTTGAACCGGGGCTGGAGACCGTTAAGCAATTGGTTAGCCGTGCAGAAGGGTTGCGGAAAGATGCGTTTACCAACCGGGCGACCATCATCCGTGAACGGGCCGATATGGATCGGGAGAATTTGTCGTTCGATTTAGGGAAACTGTTGCGCGGTGAAATCGCTGATATTCCGCTTCAGCAACAGGATAGTTTGACCGTATTATCTATTCAGGATTTGCGGGAACCTTATTATGTAACGATTGAAGGGGCTATTAATAAACCTGACACAATCGACTTCGTAAACAACATGAGCGTTGCCGATTTGATTGCTCAGGCTGGCGGCTTTCAGGAAGGTGCTAAACCCAGCCTGATCGAAGTGGCCCGTCGTATTCGGCAGGATTCGGCTGGAATTCGTACCACGATGCTGGAAATTTACCGGTTTTCAGTTGACAGAAATCTGCAAATTGCGCCAATGGAAGGCAATACGCCTGGTTTCCAATTGCAACCATTTGATATTGTTTATGTTCGTACATCGGCAAACTATGAAGCCCAGAAGCAGATAAATGTAGCTGGTGAGATCATGCATCCGGGTAATTACTCTATTTTCAGCCGTGAAGAGCGAATCAGTGATATCATCAAACGAGCGGGTGGGCTTAGACCGGAAGCGTATATTGCCGGGTCGCAACTGAAGCGGAAAGGGCAGATTATCGGTAATGATTTGCGAAATATTCTGGATGATCCGGGTTCGGAAGAAAATCTCCTGCTTCAGGATGGAGATACACTCTTTATCCCACGTCGATCAGAAATTGTGACCATCCAGGGTGCAGTACTGAATCCTTCGTCGGTAAGTTTTAAGTCTGAATATAAATTTGGGGATTACATCAGTGAAGCGGGCGGATTCACCGATAATGCTAGAAAAAGCAAAGCTTATGTGGTCTATTCAAATGGAAAAAAGGACCGAACCCATAAGTTTTTATTTTTTAATTCAAGGCCAGAGGTTGAGCCTGGTTCAACAGTGGTTGTGCCATTTAAACCACTAGACACTAACCGTTTAACCTCGGGCGAACGAATTGGGATTTTCTCTCTACTAGCGACAGTGTCCATTGCCTTAATTAATGTTCTACTTCGTTAA
- a CDS encoding ketoacyl-ACP synthase III, translating to MYIHAVSHYLPTEVVGNEHFTRLNGLSSDWIIERTGIQERRKAAPGENTNTMTVDVIRRLMPKADLSTVDLIVGATYTPYDTIVSLAHEAQHLLQIPDIPVVSVSTACSSLLNAIEVVEGYFALNKATRALVIVSEHNTAYNNELDTVSGHLWGDGAAALLITKERQSENDFTIKALLTGGAAHTPKATTGVMMKPLDGGVTMPFGRDVFINACQYMPKAIQQVLDKTGLTLADVDYVLPHQANLRISRNVMKTLELPEEKLISNIQRYGNTGCAGCAIALSERWDTFQKGQRIAVTVFGGGYSYGAMLIEV from the coding sequence ATGTACATCCATGCAGTAAGTCACTACCTCCCAACAGAGGTGGTTGGTAATGAACACTTTACAAGGCTAAACGGCCTTTCCAGCGACTGGATAATTGAACGAACTGGCATTCAGGAGCGACGGAAAGCCGCTCCCGGCGAGAATACAAATACAATGACAGTCGACGTGATCCGGCGGTTGATGCCCAAAGCAGACCTGTCGACTGTTGATCTGATTGTTGGGGCCACTTATACGCCTTACGATACGATTGTATCGCTGGCCCATGAAGCGCAGCATCTTCTCCAGATACCGGATATTCCGGTAGTGTCTGTTTCAACAGCCTGCTCATCGCTGCTGAATGCGATAGAAGTGGTTGAAGGCTATTTTGCCCTCAATAAAGCCACGCGAGCACTGGTCATTGTGTCGGAACACAACACCGCCTACAATAATGAACTGGATACCGTATCGGGCCACCTCTGGGGCGATGGTGCAGCAGCGTTGCTGATTACGAAGGAGCGCCAAAGCGAAAACGACTTTACCATAAAAGCCTTATTGACCGGTGGAGCAGCGCACACCCCTAAAGCCACAACGGGAGTGATGATGAAACCGCTCGACGGTGGCGTTACGATGCCTTTTGGCCGGGATGTGTTCATCAATGCCTGCCAGTATATGCCTAAAGCTATTCAGCAGGTTCTCGATAAAACCGGACTTACGCTTGCTGATGTCGATTATGTGTTGCCTCACCAGGCAAACCTGCGCATCTCCCGAAATGTGATGAAAACGCTGGAGCTGCCGGAAGAGAAGTTAATTTCGAATATTCAACGCTACGGCAATACGGGTTGTGCCGGTTGTGCCATTGCACTCTCCGAACGCTGGGATACATTCCAGAAAGGTCAGCGTATTGCTGTTACGGTTTTTGGCGGAGGCTATTCCTACGGGGCTATGCTAATCGAGGTATAG
- the secA gene encoding preprotein translocase subunit SecA, translating into MINLIAKFFGTKSQRDIKELFPYVEKVNTEFARLKDLSNDELRRISAELKAQIATELGDIDNQLAELNEAANHPDVDVNEKERLFNQIDKLEADRNTELERVLLDILPQAFAVVKETARRFSENEQLTVTASDFDREIASRKKNVVIDGDLAHWANRWDAAGTPIKWDMVHYDVQIIGGVVLHQGKIAEMATGEGKTLVATFPAFLNGLAGRGVHIVTVNDYLAKRDSEWMAPLFEFHGLRVDCIDKHQPNSPARKQAYLADITYGTNNEFGFDYLRDNMARETGELVQRKHHYAMVDEVDSVLIDDARTPLIISGPVPRGDEQDYIELKPRVARVVEAQRKLVYDYLNDAKKKIAAGDEKEGGLSLFRAYRGLPKHKPLIKFLSETGNKALLQKTESIYLAENQKLMPEADAPLYFTIDERHNGIDLTEKGIDFITGSGEDPNFFILPDLSIDLNAIDKDGSLSEQEKILHKEAVVRDYAVKTQRINTVNQLLKAYCLFEKDTEYVIMDGKVKIVDEQTGRIMEGRRWSDGLHQAVEAKENVKVEDATQTYATVTLQNYFRMYHKRAGMTGTAETEASEFWQIYKMDVVVIPTNRKISRMDQEDKVYRSVREKYNAVVDEITSLVEKGRPVLVGTTSVENSELLSRLLTLRKIQHQVLNAKYHQREAEIVASAGLPGTVTIATNMAGRGTDIKLTPESREAGGLAIIGTERHESRRVDRQLRGRSGRQGDPGTSQFFVSLEDSLMRLFGSERIAKVMDRMGLEEGEVIQHSMITKSIERAQKKVEENNFGIRKRLLEYDDVMNYQREAIYKRRRNALFGDRLPLDIANTMFDVVEEIVNNAEGNYEEVKLQLLTTLGFVPSLSAEEFGRLKLVDQTHRLYEEVEANYQAKNQAIAGKALPVLQQVLTEQGHQIKNIVVPFTDGIHELTVVSDLRKAVETGGRDLVTEMEKAVTLSVIDQEWKEHLREMDDLKQSVQNAVFEQKDPLLVYKFESVELFKRFLSKVNFDTISFLSKADIPAQEAEEVQQEIRQAPAQRRPEPQPKLHTNMEDFEDDHLATGPEEYARRMAENNAMGAGAPPMPPRQPVRVAKLDRNARVNVQYADGSVKRDVKYKTVENDLASGKAMLIE; encoded by the coding sequence ATGATTAATCTGATAGCTAAGTTTTTCGGCACCAAATCGCAGCGTGACATTAAGGAATTGTTTCCTTACGTTGAGAAGGTAAATACCGAGTTTGCGCGGTTAAAAGACCTTTCAAACGATGAGTTACGGCGCATATCGGCCGAACTAAAAGCTCAGATCGCCACCGAGCTTGGCGATATTGACAACCAGCTGGCCGAACTTAATGAGGCAGCCAACCATCCCGACGTGGATGTTAATGAGAAAGAGCGACTCTTCAATCAGATCGATAAACTCGAAGCTGACCGTAATACAGAGCTAGAACGAGTATTGCTCGATATTCTTCCTCAGGCCTTTGCCGTGGTGAAAGAAACGGCTCGCCGGTTCTCTGAAAATGAACAACTTACGGTTACCGCTTCGGACTTCGACCGGGAAATTGCCTCTCGAAAGAAAAATGTGGTGATCGATGGCGATTTGGCCCATTGGGCCAACCGCTGGGACGCTGCCGGTACGCCCATTAAATGGGATATGGTCCATTATGATGTACAAATTATTGGTGGTGTTGTCTTACACCAGGGTAAGATTGCCGAGATGGCCACCGGTGAAGGTAAAACGCTGGTAGCAACATTCCCGGCGTTTCTGAATGGTTTGGCAGGGCGGGGCGTACATATTGTAACTGTTAACGACTATCTGGCTAAACGTGACTCCGAGTGGATGGCTCCGCTTTTTGAGTTCCATGGCCTTCGGGTCGATTGTATCGATAAACATCAGCCCAACTCGCCAGCCCGTAAACAGGCTTATCTGGCCGATATTACTTATGGCACCAACAATGAATTTGGCTTCGACTACCTGCGCGATAACATGGCTCGCGAAACGGGCGAGCTGGTGCAACGAAAGCACCACTATGCAATGGTCGATGAAGTTGACTCGGTGCTGATCGATGATGCCCGAACGCCATTGATCATCAGCGGACCAGTACCGCGTGGCGATGAACAGGATTATATTGAACTGAAACCGCGCGTGGCCCGTGTGGTTGAGGCCCAGCGTAAACTGGTCTATGACTATCTGAACGACGCCAAGAAAAAAATAGCTGCTGGCGACGAAAAAGAGGGAGGCCTGTCGTTGTTCCGGGCTTATCGTGGTTTACCCAAACATAAGCCCCTGATTAAGTTTCTGAGCGAAACCGGTAACAAAGCACTGCTCCAGAAAACCGAATCTATTTATCTGGCCGAAAACCAGAAATTGATGCCTGAGGCCGATGCACCCTTGTATTTTACGATCGATGAGCGGCACAATGGTATTGACCTTACCGAAAAAGGTATCGATTTTATTACCGGATCAGGTGAAGACCCTAATTTCTTTATCCTGCCAGACTTGTCGATAGACCTTAATGCGATTGATAAAGATGGTAGTTTATCGGAACAGGAGAAAATTCTGCATAAAGAAGCCGTCGTTCGCGACTATGCCGTAAAAACACAACGGATCAATACGGTTAACCAGCTTCTGAAAGCGTATTGTTTGTTCGAAAAGGATACCGAATATGTTATCATGGACGGTAAGGTTAAAATCGTGGATGAACAAACCGGCCGGATCATGGAAGGACGTCGCTGGTCAGACGGGTTACACCAGGCTGTAGAGGCTAAAGAAAACGTGAAGGTCGAAGATGCAACCCAAACCTACGCGACCGTTACGCTTCAGAATTACTTCCGGATGTATCATAAGCGGGCTGGTATGACCGGTACAGCCGAAACCGAAGCCTCTGAATTCTGGCAGATCTACAAAATGGATGTGGTTGTTATTCCAACCAATCGGAAGATCAGCCGTATGGATCAGGAAGATAAAGTGTACCGGTCGGTTCGGGAAAAATATAATGCCGTCGTTGACGAAATAACGAGCCTGGTCGAAAAAGGCAGACCAGTGCTAGTGGGTACAACCTCTGTGGAAAACTCCGAGTTGCTGAGCCGCCTGCTCACACTCCGGAAGATTCAGCACCAGGTCCTGAACGCGAAATATCACCAGCGCGAAGCCGAAATTGTTGCCTCGGCAGGTTTGCCAGGTACGGTTACGATTGCGACGAACATGGCAGGGCGGGGTACGGATATTAAACTGACACCCGAATCGCGGGAAGCAGGTGGCCTGGCCATCATTGGTACCGAACGCCACGAATCGCGCCGGGTCGACCGGCAGTTGCGCGGTCGTTCGGGACGCCAGGGCGATCCGGGTACGTCGCAGTTTTTCGTTTCGCTCGAAGATAGTCTGATGCGTTTGTTTGGTTCCGAGCGCATTGCGAAAGTAATGGATCGTATGGGCCTGGAAGAAGGCGAAGTGATTCAGCACTCGATGATTACGAAATCGATCGAACGCGCTCAGAAGAAAGTTGAAGAAAACAACTTCGGCATTCGGAAACGACTGCTCGAATACGATGATGTGATGAACTATCAGCGGGAGGCTATTTACAAACGTCGTCGGAATGCTCTCTTTGGCGACCGGCTCCCGCTCGACATTGCCAACACCATGTTTGATGTTGTTGAAGAAATTGTCAATAACGCAGAGGGTAATTACGAAGAGGTGAAACTTCAGTTGCTGACAACGCTCGGATTTGTACCTTCCTTATCGGCTGAAGAGTTTGGACGGTTGAAGCTCGTTGATCAGACACATCGGCTCTACGAAGAGGTTGAAGCGAACTATCAGGCAAAAAATCAGGCCATAGCCGGAAAAGCATTGCCTGTGTTGCAGCAAGTACTGACCGAACAGGGGCATCAGATCAAAAATATTGTTGTGCCCTTTACGGATGGTATCCATGAACTAACTGTTGTGAGTGATCTGCGGAAAGCTGTTGAAACGGGTGGGCGCGATCTGGTAACGGAAATGGAAAAAGCCGTTACACTCTCGGTGATTGACCAGGAGTGGAAAGAGCACCTTCGCGAAATGGACGATTTGAAACAGTCGGTTCAGAATGCGGTATTTGAGCAGAAAGATCCGTTGCTGGTTTATAAGTTTGAATCCGTCGAGCTGTTCAAACGTTTCCTCAGCAAAGTTAATTTCGACACGATCAGCTTCCTTTCTAAAGCAGATATTCCAGCTCAGGAAGCCGAAGAAGTACAGCAGGAGATTCGTCAGGCACCCGCTCAGCGTCGGCCAGAGCCTCAACCGAAGCTTCATACCAATATGGAAGACTTCGAAGACGATCATCTTGCCACGGGCCCCGAAGAATATGCCCGCCGAATGGCCGAAAACAATGCAATGGGAGCTGGCGCGCCCCCTATGCCTCCGCGTCAGCCGGTACGGGTAGCTAAACTTGACCGCAATGCCCGCGTTAACGTACAATATGCCGATGGCTCTGTGAAACGCGATGTGAAGTATAAGACCGTTGAAAACGATTTGGCAAGCGGTAAGGCAATGCTAATCGAATAA
- a CDS encoding glycosyltransferase, which yields MKKTRILHISTAHPAQDPRIAQKVIPSLSFQYELLAALPHVPTGKQNNVQYLWLPKFKKLLLRILFCQPLVLWYALRYQPRLLHLYNPELLPLARLIQLLLDIPVIYEVHENFHKKIAGKAANQGAWAIKPFQWADKMARRRFYLIFTEHGYLDTYTGLAKPYAVIYNFPVLSFLNPFRRAYAPNQIEPEFFYIGLISFERAFDTLVSALALLKNRYPNFTVHLFGDCRISKTELNALPGYSSIEKNLRFYGYTDQQLALPYITNATVGLALLKPVGDYMDSYTTKMFEYMALGIPVLTSDFPLYREVVERHRCGLCVSPLNPIQVANALVYLVEHPEQAKVMGERGYQAVQTDYCWQSESEKLLNFYTCVLGKEIE from the coding sequence ATGAAAAAAACGCGCATTTTACACATCAGCACCGCCCATCCAGCCCAAGACCCACGAATTGCTCAAAAAGTTATTCCTAGCTTATCCTTCCAGTATGAGTTACTAGCCGCCTTGCCCCACGTGCCAACTGGTAAGCAAAATAACGTTCAGTACTTATGGTTACCCAAATTCAAAAAGCTACTGCTCCGGATTTTATTCTGTCAGCCACTTGTACTCTGGTATGCTCTGCGTTACCAACCCAGGTTGCTACACTTGTATAATCCGGAACTACTCCCTTTAGCCCGACTGATTCAGCTATTATTGGATATCCCTGTTATCTATGAAGTTCATGAGAATTTTCACAAAAAGATAGCCGGAAAAGCGGCTAATCAGGGAGCCTGGGCCATAAAGCCCTTCCAGTGGGCCGATAAAATGGCGCGCCGTCGATTCTACCTGATTTTTACGGAACATGGTTATTTAGATACCTATACAGGCTTAGCTAAGCCTTATGCTGTCATTTATAACTTCCCGGTATTATCGTTTCTGAATCCATTTCGGCGGGCCTATGCACCAAACCAAATCGAACCAGAATTCTTCTATATTGGTTTAATAAGCTTCGAGCGGGCATTCGATACGCTGGTTTCGGCGTTGGCGCTGTTGAAAAACCGCTACCCAAACTTTACGGTGCATTTGTTTGGCGATTGCAGAATTTCAAAAACGGAGCTGAACGCTCTGCCCGGTTATTCATCAATCGAGAAGAATCTTCGTTTTTATGGGTATACCGATCAGCAACTGGCCTTACCCTACATAACGAATGCAACCGTAGGTCTGGCATTGCTCAAGCCCGTTGGTGATTATATGGACTCCTACACTACCAAGATGTTTGAGTACATGGCATTGGGGATACCTGTTCTAACATCCGATTTTCCGTTATACAGGGAAGTGGTAGAGCGGCATCGCTGCGGTTTATGCGTCTCTCCGCTTAATCCGATTCAGGTAGCCAATGCGCTCGTATATTTGGTTGAGCATCCAGAACAGGCAAAAGTAATGGGCGAACGGGGCTATCAGGCCGTACAAACAGATTATTGCTGGCAAAGCGAATCTGAAAAGTTATTGAACTTTTATACCTGCGTTCTTGGTAAAGAAATAGAATGA